One Hypomesus transpacificus isolate Combined female chromosome 6, fHypTra1, whole genome shotgun sequence DNA segment encodes these proteins:
- the LOC124469205 gene encoding prostaglandin E2 receptor EP2 subtype-like, with protein sequence MVMGPDDKICYHSFAVTQHVLSGNPTTSAVMFATGVIGNLLALVFLAMRCKRQSLSLFYVLVTALLMKDLLGTLSVSPLVLTSYATNTTLKGMKNGEQLCTYFGFSMTFLSLATLGTVCAMAQERYLAIGHPYFHERHLNNRCGYFTIPVIYLCCIIFCVTPFVGFGSYVQYCPGTWCFLDMNPKDLRGKVYAGLYATITLVMISGTVLCNISVIYHLVKMRQRRRARGQGSRQKRFYQRSLSLTEEVEHLLLLSFITVVFCICSFPLVLRVYFNLTTRAEEKHYADLAALRMLSFNSIIDPWVFIIFNPSVLRFFWRQLRRPRALQPSEIKACPIQPKLVNSSSSTMETANMNADLRHDP encoded by the exons ATGGTCATGGGGCCAGACGATAAAATATGTTATCACTCTTTCGCTGTAACACAACACGTGTTGTCCGGGAATCCCACCACATCCGCGGTTATGTTTGCCACCGGAGTTATAGGCAACTTGTTAGCTTTGGTGTTCTTGGCGATGCGGTGTAAAAGGCAAAGTCTGTCTCTGTTCTACGTACTGGTAACAGCGCTTCTAATGAAGGATTTACTGGGGACCCTGTCAGTCAGTCCTCTCGTGTTGACTTCTTATGCAACGAATACGACCTTGAAGGGAATGAAGAATGGCGAACAACTGTGCACATATTTCGGATTCAGTATGACATTTTTGAGCCTTGCTACTTTGGGCACGGTGTGCGCCATGGCGCAGGAGCGATACCTCGCCATTGGTCATCCCTACTTTCACGAGCGGCATTTAAACAACCGCTGTGGCTACTTCACCATTCCTGTTATCTACCTCTGCTGCATTATTTTTTGCGTGACACCTTTCGTGGGATTTGGATCCTACGTACAGTATTGTCCGGGGACGTGGTGCTTCCTTGACATGAACCCAAAAGATCTTAGGGGTAAAGTATACGCTGGCCTTTATGCCACTATTACCCTCGTTATGATTTCGGGCACTGTACTTTGTAATATAAGTGTCATTTACCACCTCGTTAAGATGCGCCAGAGGCGCAGAGCGCGCGGGCAGGGATCCAGACAGAAGCGGTTCTACCAGCGGTCGCTGTCTCTGACCGAGGAAGTTGAACATCTGCTGCTTTTGAGTTTCATCACTGTGGTTTTTTGCATATGCTCATTCCCTTTAGTG CTCAGAGTGTATTTCAACTTAACAACCAGAGCGGAGGAGAAACACTACGCCGATCTAGCTGCTCTACGTATGCTGTCATTCAACTCCATAATCGATCCTTGGGTCTTCATCATATTCAATCCTTCAGTGCTGCGGTTCTTCTGGAGGCAACTACGAAGACCCagagccctccagccctccgaGATAAAGGCTTGCCCCATTCAGCCTAAGCTGGTCAACTCGAGCTCCTCAACCATGGAGACAGCAAACATGAACGCAGACCTGCGTCATGACCCTTGA